In one window of Oryza sativa Japonica Group chromosome 9, ASM3414082v1 DNA:
- the LOC4346648 gene encoding uncharacterized protein, protein MARMQNLTKPNFGSSLIGWHSTVRAGSRHLPICLAADERSELAAGDPGQPSRLLLLLPLAMPGSPIQTPPPEPKPHRRRRLLSVPALLAVAVAVLLATSPNPLPRLLRSLLGPNPSLLRSKERGPPSGTSPDARRPPCVLWMAPFASGGGYCSEAWSYVASLEEHAADAAAANFTLAIAHHGDLESPEFWLGLPEESKNMAYRLATARCELSRAVVVCHSEPGAWYPPMYESLPCPPTGYDEPAFVIGRTMFETDRVSPEHVRRCNQMDAVWVPTEFHVSTFVKSGVDPSKVVKVVQAVDVGFFDPAKHAAIPLPIGVPVMVPDDSRLDPVNSKGKGFVFLSVFKWEQRKGWDVLLRAFLQEFSGADDVVLYLLINAYHSDTDFDRKIRSFVKDSSIEKPMDGWAEVRLIDEHIPQSALPRLYKAADAFVLPSRGEGWGRPVVEAMSMELPVIVTNWSGPTEYLNEENGYPLDIDRLTEVTEGPFKGHLCAEPSVDRLRTLMRHVFSDREEARRKGKKAREDMVERFSPAIVATIVADKIQQALAST, encoded by the coding sequence atggcacGTATGCAAAATTTGACGAAACCCAATTTTGGATCCAGTCTCATAGGATGGCATTCTACTGTTCGTGCTGGGTCTCGCCACCTGCCGatctgcctcgccgccgacgagaggagtgagctcgccgccggtgacccAGGCCAAcccagccgcctcctcctcctcctcccactcgcCATGCCAGGCTCTCCGATCCAAACGCCCCCTCCAGAACCCaaaccccaccgccgccgccgcctcctctcggtGCCGgctctcctcgccgtcgccgtcgccgtcctcctcgccaCCTCCCCCAATCctctcccccgcctcctccgctccctcctCGGGCCAaatccctccctcctccgctcGAAAGAGAGAGGTCCCCCGTCCGGCACCTCGCCCGACGCGCGACGCCCACCATGTGTTCTATGGATGGCCCCTTTCGCCTCCGGCGGTGGCTACTGCTCCGAGGCGTGGTCCTACGTCGCCTCGCTTGAGGAACACGCCGCGGACGCTGCCGCCGCGAACTTCACGCTCGCTATCGCCCACCACGGCGACCTGGAGTCGCCGGAGTTCTGGCTCGGCTTGCCCGAGGAGTCCAAGAACATGGCCTACAGGCTCGCCACCGCGCGGTGCGAGCTCTCCCGCGCCGTGGTTGTGTGCCACAGCGAGCCTGGCGCGTGGTACCCGCCGATGTACGAGTCCCTGCCTTGCCCGCCCACCGGCTACGACGAGCCGGCTTTCGTCATTGGACGCACAATGTTTGAGACTGACCGCGTCTCGCCGGAGCACGTCAGGCGGTGCAACCAGATGGACGCCGTCTGGGTGCCGACGGAATTCCATGTGTCGACGTTCGTGAAGAGCGGGGTGGATCCCTCCAAGGTCGTCAAGGTTGTGCAGGCTGTGGATGTAGGATTCTTCGATCCGGCGAAGCACGCCGCCATTCCTTTGCCGATCGGTGTGCCTGTGATGGTGCCTGATGATTCAAGATTGGACCCTGTTAACTCCAAAGGGAAAGGCTTTGTGTTCCTCAGTGTGTTCAAATGGGAGCAGAGGAAGGGGTGGGATGTGCTGCTCAGAGCTTTCTTGCAGGAGTTCTCTGGAGCCGATGATGTTGTGCTTTACCTACTGATCAATGCTTACCACTCTGACACAGACTTCGATAGGAAAATCCGTAGCTTCGTCAAAGATTCCAGCATTGAGAAGCCTATGGATGGATGGGCAGAAGTTCGGCTGATCGATGAGCATATCCCACAGTCTGCTCTTCCAAGGTTGTACAAGGCTGCAGATGCCTTTGTGCTACCATCCCGTGGTGAGGGGTGGGGCAGGCCGGTGGTCGAAGCCATGTCCATGGAACTGCCGGTGATTGTGACGAATTGGTCAGGTCCAACAGAGTACTTGAATGAGGAGAATGGGTACCCATTGGACATTGACAGGCTGACTGAGGTCACAGAAGGGCCATTTAAGGGTCATCTCTGTGCTGAGCCATCTGTCGATCGGCTGAGGACTTTGATGAGACATGTATTCAGTGATCGAGAAGAAGCGAGGAGAAAAGGTAAGAAGGCAAGGGAGGATATGGTTGAGAGGTTTTCACCAGCAATCGTTGCAACGATTGTTGCTGATAAGATACAACAGGCGCTTGCCAGTACTTAG